One Glycine soja cultivar W05 chromosome 2, ASM419377v2, whole genome shotgun sequence genomic region harbors:
- the LOC114379583 gene encoding TORTIFOLIA1-like protein 4, translating into MSSRRHSLSGPPPLSGTESTQNLRQRVITCLNKLSDRDTLAGAAAELESIARTLNHDSFSSFLSCIHNTDSSSKAPVRKQCVHLLNVLSRFHGEALWPFISKMLATVLRRLRDSDSAVRSACVDAVASMSSRITGPSFSAAFLRPLMDALAQEQEANAQIGAALCLAAAVEAAPDPDAEALRRSALPRLGKLVKSEACRARAALLVLIGSVVGAGGASSRGAVNWLVPCLVEFLGSKDWTVRKAAAEALAKVASVERDLASQHKVLCLNSLQNRRFDKIKVVRETMNRALETWKEVTEDAPAYVKSECASVGTDDGKSQCVSKSSPDVGSKLSSKTAPANRSPPSVISFMSSMKRESSLKSNEKHLRMGTLNHQGHEKSSNEKRETPFSRSSHSNLSREDDIKRCDVEVSKPPPYQNGVNSRAEIKRVLFSKVSDEKMRRFSSSKSCVVPCIDDDDLDANEVCESPQDVEDFALIREQLLQIENQQSNLLDLLQRFIGSSQSGMNSLESRVHGLEIALDEISQDLAVPGARVSNIDATEDTCCKLPGTDFLSSKFWKKTEGRYSTSRFSLGSIPSTNAVHNATNKDGSREILTANNSRLQHGKGGYFVNPSAEVQSDLKGHHTYKVSKNMVQDAMRRYDGIQPATESLRNQNIRSSV; encoded by the exons ATGTCTTCCCGGCGCCACTCACTAAGCGGGCCGCCACCACTCTCCGGCACCGAGTCGACTCAGAACCTCCGACAGCGAGTCATCACGTGCCTCAACAAACTCTCCGACCGCGACACTCTCGCCGGCGCCGCCGCGGAACTCGAGTCCATCGCCAGAACCCTAAACCACGACTCGTTCTCGTCCTTCCTCTCTTGCATTCACAACACTGATTCCTCTTCCAAAGCACCAGTTCGAAAACAATGCGTTCATCTCTTAAACGTTCTCTCGCGCTTCCACGGCGAAGCGCTTTGGCCTTTCATATCGAAAATGCTCGCCACCGTGCTCCGGCGGCTCCGCGACTCCGACTCCGCCGTGCGATCCGCGTGCGTGGACGCCGTCGCGTCGATGTCGTCGCGGATCACGGGACCGTCGTTCTCCGCCGCGTTCCTGCGGCCGCTCATGGACGCGCTGGCGCAGGAGCAGGAGGCCAACGCGCAGATCGGCGCCGCGCTGTGCCTCGCGGCGGCGGTCGAGGCGGCGCCGGACCCCGATGCGGAGGCGCTCCGGCGTAGCGCGCTGCCGCGGCTCGGGAAGCTCGTGAAGAGCGAGGCGTGCAGGGCGCGGGCGGCGCTGCTGGTTCTGATCGGAAGCGTGGTCGGCGCTGGCGGCGCTTCGAGCCGCGGTGCGGTGAACTGGCTCGTGCCGTGCCTAGTCGAGTTCCTCGGCAGCAAGGACTGGACGGTGAGGAAGGCCGCGGCGGAGGCGCTGGCGAAGGTGGCTTCGGTGGAGAGAGATCTGGCGTCGCAGCATAAGGTTCTGTGTTTGAATTCGTTGCAGAATCGGAGGTTTGATAAG ATCAAAGTGGTTCGGGAGACTATGAATCGTGCATTGGAGACGTGGAAGGAGGTAACCGAGGATGCTCCTGCTTACGTTAAATCTGAATGTGCTTCTGTTG GCACAGATGATGGTAAAAGTCAGTGTGTCTCTAAAAGTTCACCCGATGTTGGCTCTAAGTTGTCTTCTAAAACAGCCCCTGCCAACAGGTCCCCTCCATCAGTGATTTCATTCATGTCGTCCATGAAAAGAGAGAGTTCTCTAAAGAGTAATGAGAAGCATTTGAGAATGGGGACATTGAATCATCAGGGTCATGAGAAATCCTCCAATGAGAAACGTGAAACTCCATTTTCGAGGTCCTCCCACTCAAATTTGTCTAGGGAAGATGATATTAAAAGGTGTGATGTTGAAGTTTCTAAGCCACCCCCATATCAAAACGGGGTAAATTCGAGGGCAGAGATAAAGCGTGTTCTCTTTAGCAAGGTGTCTGATGAAAAAATGAGGAGATTCAGTAGTTCAAAATCTTGTGTGGTTCCATgtattgatgatgatgatcttgaTGCAAATGAAGTTTGTGAGAGCCCACAAGATGTTGAAGACTTTGCTTTGATCCGTGAACAACTTCTTCAAATTGAAAACCAGCAATCAAATCTGTTAGACCTACTCCAG AGATTTATTGGAAgctcccaaagtggtatgaatTCTCTGGAGTCACGTGTACATGGCCTAGAGATTGCCCTGGATGAAATATCTCAGGATTTGGCTGTTCCAGGTGCTAGGGTTTCCAATATTGATGCCACAGAAGACACTTGTTGCAAGCTACCTGGTACTGACTTTTTGAGTTCTAAATTCTGGAAGAAGACAGAAGGTCGTTATTCCACATCAAGGTTCTCTTTAGGAAGCATACCATCAACAAATGCTGTGCATAATGCAACCAATAAAGATGGAAGCAGAGAAATATTAACTGCAAATAACAGCCGATTGCAACATGGTAAGGGTGGATATTTTGTGAATCCATCGGCAGAAGTTCAAAGCGATTTGAAAGGGCATCATACGTATAAAGTGTCTAAAAACATGGTCCAAGACGCCATGAGGAGATATGATGGCATTCAACCTGCTACTGAATCACTGAGGAACCAGAATATCAG GTCATCCGTGTAG